The Corynebacterium confusum genome has a window encoding:
- a CDS encoding ATP-binding cassette domain-containing protein yields MSHIDWDSVSFRYSKYGPYILRDASLSLSRPGIYEVRGPSGSGKSTVLDLLAGLRSPSEGQVTIDGKRFGKGAAKKLTSWRAAHVGYAPQAPTLLPSLSCRENLELAVHVAGRGLDAQDRDELLGTLGMQPFAEALPVELSGGQRQRVAVAQALASQPDLVLMDEPVSALDGANVSVVEDLLRQSAKRGAIVVYCSHRELFNGQAEKLLQMGA; encoded by the coding sequence GTGTCGCACATCGACTGGGACAGTGTTTCTTTTCGATACTCGAAATATGGGCCATATATTCTGCGGGATGCCTCGCTGTCGTTGTCACGGCCTGGCATTTACGAAGTCCGGGGCCCATCGGGAAGCGGTAAATCCACGGTTCTGGACCTGTTAGCCGGTCTGCGCTCACCCAGTGAAGGCCAGGTCACCATCGACGGTAAACGGTTCGGAAAGGGCGCGGCCAAGAAGCTAACCTCGTGGCGCGCCGCGCACGTCGGATACGCGCCACAGGCACCGACCCTCCTGCCTAGCCTCAGCTGCCGGGAGAACCTCGAGCTGGCAGTTCACGTCGCCGGACGGGGGCTCGACGCCCAGGACAGGGATGAGCTGCTTGGCACGTTGGGCATGCAGCCTTTCGCAGAAGCCCTGCCGGTAGAGTTATCCGGGGGTCAGCGCCAGCGCGTTGCGGTGGCCCAGGCACTAGCTTCCCAACCGGACCTAGTGCTCATGGATGAGCCCGTCAGTGCGCTTGATGGCGCGAATGTCAGCGTGGTCGAGGACTTGCTGCGCCAGTCGGCGAAGCGGGGAGCCATAGTGGTCTATTGCTCCCACCGCGAGCTTTTCAACGGGCAGGCAGAAAAGCTGCTGCAGATGGGAGCATAG